Below is a genomic region from Alphaproteobacteria bacterium.
TTTGCCAAGGGGTCGGTCGAGTCGATCGTTGCCGCTCTCACGGCCGAAGCAAGCTCGTGGGCTGCCGAGACCGTAAAGACGCTTTCGACCAAATCGCCGACGTCGCTCAAGCTAACATTCCGCGAATTACGCGAGGGTCGGCATCTCGATTTCGAAGCCGCGATGACGATGGAATACAGAATTTGCCAGTTTTGCATGGACGGTCATGATTTCTTCGAGGGCGTGCGCGCCGCAATCCTCGACAAGGACAACGCGCCGAAATGGGATCCACCCACGCTCGCGGGCGTGACGCCGTCGACGCTCGAACAGGCATTCGCGCCCCGCCCGGACGATTTGCATTTCGATTGAAAGCTGCATCGATGTCACGCAAGTCCTAGGAGAGGGAATCGGGAACATGAGCAGGATCGGCTTCATCGGCCTTGGCAACATGGGCGGGCCCATGATGCGCAACCTTTTGAAGGCGGGTCACCAAGTCAAAGCCTTCGATCTTTCGAAGACGCTGCTCGCAAGTGCCAAAGAAGCGGGTGCGGAACTCGCGGCGGATCCGGGCGAGGCGGCCAGCGGGGTGGACGCCGTGATCACGATGCTTCCCGCGGGCCAGCATGTGCGCTCGGTTTACCTGGACGAGCGGGGTGTGCTGTCTAGCGTCGGCCCCAACACGCTTCTTGTGGATTGCTCGACTATTGATGTGGAAAGCGCACGCACGGTTTCCGCCGCTGCGGCGAAGCGGGCGCTCGATATGGTCGATGCGCCCGTATCGGGCGGCGTCGCGGGGGCAGCGGCGGGAACCCTCACGTTCATGGTCGGAGGAAGCGATCGGGCGTTCGCCCGTGCGGAACCCCTACTGAAAGTGATGGGAAAGGCGATCGTGCACGCGGGGCCTTCCGGTAACGGCCAGGCGGCAAAGATTTGCAATAATATGATGCTCGGCATTCAGATGATTTCGGTGGCCGAAGGCTTTGCGCTTGCCGAAAAGTTGGGGCTTTCGGCGGCGAAGCTGTTCGAAATCAGCGCGAAAGCCTCGGGTCAATGTTGGTCGCTTACGAACTATTGCCCGGAGCCGGGCCTTGTGCCGACAGCGCCATCGAACCGCAATTTCCAGCCCGGCTTCACGGCGGCGATGATGCTGAAGGATTTACGCCTCGCCCAGCAGGCGGCGGCATCGGCCGGTGCCGCGACCCCGCTCGGGGCGGAGGCGGCTTCGC
It encodes:
- the mmsB gene encoding 3-hydroxyisobutyrate dehydrogenase, with the protein product MSRIGFIGLGNMGGPMMRNLLKAGHQVKAFDLSKTLLASAKEAGAELAADPGEAASGVDAVITMLPAGQHVRSVYLDERGVLSSVGPNTLLVDCSTIDVESARTVSAAAAKRALDMVDAPVSGGVAGAAAGTLTFMVGGSDRAFARAEPLLKVMGKAIVHAGPSGNGQAAKICNNMMLGIQMISVAEGFALAEKLGLSAAKLFEISAKASGQCWSLTNYCPEPGLVPTAPSNRNFQPGFTAAMMLKDLRLAQQAAASAGAATPLGAEAASLFALFAGMGRDALDFSAIIQMIKGKP